CTGTTCCGCGCCGACCGCCGCCGACTGGCCGCGGCCGCCGCCGTGTTCACCGTCAAGCACAGCCCCGTCTGGCTGCTGCCGCTGATCACCGCGTCCATCATCGACACCGTCGTCCAGCACCGCGACATCGGCCGGCTCTGGCTCAGCACCGGTGTCATCATGTTCATCCTGGTGGTCAACTTCCCGCTCCACCTGCTCTACGTACGGCTCCTGTACGGCAGCATCCGCCGCATGGGCACCAGCCTGCGCTCCGCGCTCTGCACCCGGATGCAGCAGCTCTCCATCGGCTACCACTCACGGGTCAGCGCGGGCGTCCTGCAGGCCAAGGTGGTCCGGGACGTCGAGACGGTCGAGCAGATGGTCCAGCAGACCGCCGAGACCGGCCTCGGCGCCATCACCGTGCTCATCGGCGGCCTCGTCATCATCGCCGTCCGCACACCGGAGTTCGTGCCCGTCTTCCTCGTCGTGGTGCCCGCCGCCGCGCTCGTCGTCGCCCGGCTGCGGGCCCGACTGCGCACCCACAACGAGCACTTCAGGCACGAGGTCGAGACCCTCTCCTCCCGGGTCACCGAGATGACCCGGCTGATACCGGTCACCCGCGCCCACGGCCTCGAGGGCAAGGCCCTGCACCGCATGGACGGCACCCTGAGCCGGCTGCTCACCTCGGGCAACCGCCTCGACCTCGTCAACGGCCGCTTCGGATCGCTCTCCTGGGTGGTCCTCAACGTGGTCGGCGTCCTCGTCCTCGCGGGCGCCGCCCTGGTCTCCTACTACGGCGTGTGGGGCGTCACCCCCGGCGACGTCGTCATGCTGAGCGCCTTTTTGACCACGCTCACCGGCTCCGTCACCACCCTCGCGGGACTCGCCCCGGTCATCACCAAGGGCCTGGAGTCGGTCCGTTCGGTCGGCGAGGTGCTCCAGGCGCCCGAACTGGAGGACAACGAGGGCAAGAAGGAGCTGACCGCGCTGCGCGGCGCCGTCGCCTTCGAGAACGTCGGCCTCGCCTACGAGGACGCCGAGCGGCCCGCCGTACGGGACTTCACCCTCTCCGTCGCACCCGGCGAGACCATCGCCCTGGTCGGCGCGTCCGGCGCGGGCAAGTCGACCGTCCTCAACCTCGTCATCGGCTTCATCCGGCCCACCTCGGGCCGGCTGCTGCTCGACGGCACCGACATGAACACCCTCGACCTGCGCACCTACCGGCGGTTCCTCTCGGTGGTGCCGCAGGAGTCGATCCTCTTCGACGGCACCGTCCGGGAGAACGTCGTCTACGGCATGGACGACGCCGACGAGGAGACGGTGCGCGCGGCGCTGCGGGACGCCAACGCGCTGGAGTTCGTCGACCGGCTCCCGCAGGGACTCGACACCCTGGTGGGGGAGCGCGGCGCCCGGCTCTCCGGCGGCCAGCGCCAGCGCCTCGCCATCGCCCGCGCCCTGATCCGCGACCCCAAGGTGCTCGTCCTCGACGAGGCGACCTCGGCGCTCGACACCCGCTCCGAGGCCCTCGTCCAGGAGGCGCTGGCCCGGCTGCTGCGCGGCAGGACCACCTTCGTCGTCGCCCACCGGCTCTCCACCGTGCGCGGCGCCGACCGGATCGTCGTGATGGGCGAGGGCGGCATCCTGGAGGTCGGCCGCCACGAGGAACTGCTCGGCGCGGGCGGCGCCTACAGCGCCCTGCACAGCGGGCAGGCCGTCGCCTCCTGACCGCCCGCACGCCCCGCGCGCGGCGGCGCCACCGGTCAGGCGGCGCTGCTGCGCGGCACCCGGTGCGGACACGCCGCGTCGTGGTCGGTGCCCAGGCTGGTCCACCAGCGCTCGCAGCAGGCGGCTTCGAGCGACGCCCGCACGATGTCCTCGGCGGCCCGGAATACCCGCCGGTCACTGAGGGCGGCGGCCCGCAACAGGTCCTCGATCACCGTCTCGCGCACCACGGCGATGACCGGGACGACGCTGGCGGCCGTGAACAGGAAGCCGGCCCACAGCGGGCCGTGGCGGAACTCCTGGACCGCCGTCAGGGCGAGTCCGGCGGCGGTGGCGAGATGGAGGGCGCAGAGGAGACGTCCGGTACGGTTCATGTGTGGTCACCGTTCGTGCTGGGATCGTTGCTCTGTGTTCAACGTCTCGCGGCGCGCGGGGAATCGGGTCGAGGGCTGTTTTGCGTCACATGTGGTCTCTGGCGCGGAAGAGGTGGTTGATCCGGCTGGTTCGGGGAACACGAGGCGGAAACCGAGAGAGGGGCGCTTTTCGTGCTGGTTCAGGACCCGAAGGCCGTCAGAACACTGCTCACCAGGTACGCGACGCTGCGGATCGCGCAGGCGCGGCGGGAGTCACCCGGTGCGACCCGGGAGCTGGCGGAGGTGGGTCAGGCGCTGTGCGCGCTGACCGGAGCCACGACCGTCGAGGACGCGGTCGCCGCGGCCGACGCGCTGCTCGACGCGGCCACCGCGCCGAGCGGGGACGACGAGGGGCTGCCGCTCGCGGTCTGAGGGGCGCCCGCGGCGCCCTCGCCCGACCTGCCGCGGAACGCCGCCCGGTACGCCCGCGGGCTGGTGCCCACCACCTGGCGGAACCGCTCACGGAACGCGGTCGGCGAGCCGAACCCGGCCTGCCGCGCGACGCGTTCGACCGGCTGGTCGCCGCTCTCCAGCAGATACTGCGCCCGGCGCACCCGGGCCGCCAGCAGCCACCGCAGGGGCGTGGTCCCCGTCTGCTCGCGGAACCGCCGGCTGAAGGTGCGCTCGCTCATGCCCGCGCGGGCCGCGAGGGCGCCCAGGGTGATCTCGTCGGCGAGATGGTCGCCGATCCACTCGAGCACCGGTTCGAGGGCGGAGCCGCGCGGCACCGGCGGACGGTCGTGCACGATGAACTGCGCCTGCCCGCCCTCCCGTTCGAGGGGGACGACGGCCCGACGCGCCGAGTCGGCCGCGACCGCCGAGCCGTGGTCGCGCCGCACCAGGTGCAGGCACATGTCGAGTGAGGCCGCCGCCCCCGCCGAGGTGAGGATCTGCCCGTTGTCGACGTACAGGACGTCGGGCCGCACGTCGATCTCCGGGTAAAGGCGGGCCAGTTCGGCGGCGGCCGCCCAGTGCGTGGTCGCGGGCAGCCCCGCCAGCAGCCCCGCCGCGGCCAGGACGAAGGCCCCGGAGCAGACCGAGGCGATCCTGGTCCCGGCGGCGGCCGCCGCGCGCAGGGCGTCCAGCGCGGCGGGCGAGATCGGTCCTGTCGCCGGATTGCAGCCGGGCACGATGACCGTATCGGCGGTGCGCAGCGCGTCGAGGCCCCGGTCCACCCGCAGGACCACTCCGTCGCCCCGCACCTCGGGCGTCTCGGCGCACACCCGTACCCGGTAGGGGCGGCGGCCGTCGGGCAGCCGCACCCAGTCGAAGACCTGGAGGGGCGCCGCCAGATCGAACGGCACCACGTCGTCGAGCGCGAGGATCTCCACAGCGTGCATGAACGCCACGATAGGCGGATTCCCGCCGCCGCCGTGACCTGGGCTCGAGCGGAGAAGCCCAGCCGGGAGGGGTTGGCGGGAATCCGTTGATGACTGTCGTTCCGGCCTCTGGGGAGAGGGCCCGCGACTCCGTAGCGTGAGCCGGGTACGGCCCCACGCACCCCGGAAGGCGTCCGATGACCCACGTCCTGCTGATCCTGCACGTCCTCGCGGCCATCCTGGCCATAGGACCTGTCACGGTCGCCGCGAGCATGTTCCCGCCGGCCGCGCGCCGCGCCCTGAGCGGACCTGACGGGGTGGGGACGGTACGGCTGCTGCACCGCGTCTGCCGCGTCTACTCCGGGATGGGCGTCGCGGTACCGGTCCTCGGCATCGCCACCGCCGCGGCGATGGGGGTCCTCGGCAGCGGCTGGCTCATCGCCTCCCTCGTCCTGACCGCCGTCGCGGCGGGAGTGCTGATCGCCTTCGTCCTGCCCCGCCAGGACGAACTGCTCGAACAGGTCGGTTCGGGCCGGGCCGTGGAGCGCGCGCACACCGTCCAACTGGCCATGACCACGGGCGTCTTCAACCTGCTGTGGGCCACCGTCACGGTCCTGATGATCGTCCGTCCCGGCTCGACGACCGGCGTCTGACCAGCCGGGAGGTGTCGTCCACGGCACACCGCCGACCGTCAAGCGCTCCGGGGTGATTCACACCCCGGTGTGCCCGTACGCATACACTCGGCAGCCGTGCCCGCGCGCGTGGGCCAGACAGGAAAGGCGTGTTGACGGGTGTTCCAGGATTCCCCCATCTACGACCGACTCGTCGCCGAGCGCGGCGACATCCCCGCTCAGACACGCAGGGAGGCCGAGCGCGTGAGCCGGGAACTGGAGTACGTCATGCGACCGTTCCAGTCCTCCCTGGGACACGCGCCCGGCGCCGAACGCCCCGCCCAGCAGGGCGCCGGCTGGCAGCGCTCGGCCCTGCTGCCCGGCTCGCTGCCGCACTGACCCTCCCTCAGCACACCGTCCGGTCCGAGTCGTCGAGCCGCGTGCGCGGTTCGGGCCCCGGGCGCGCCAGCCACTCGGCGATGGTCCTGGCGATGGGCTGGCCCGTCTCCACCTCGACGAACCCGAACTGGCCCGACTGGTTGCATTCGAGGAACCACCAGGTGCCGTCCGCGTCCTCCGCGAAGTCGAAAGCGCCGTACGCCAGTTCGGCCTCCCGCAGATACCCGTGCACCCCGCTCGCCACCCGCGGCGGCACCGCCACGGCGCACCACGGCACCTCCGAGG
The sequence above is a segment of the Streptomyces griseoviridis genome. Coding sequences within it:
- a CDS encoding GlxA family transcriptional regulator, with the protein product MHAVEILALDDVVPFDLAAPLQVFDWVRLPDGRRPYRVRVCAETPEVRGDGVVLRVDRGLDALRTADTVIVPGCNPATGPISPAALDALRAAAAAGTRIASVCSGAFVLAAAGLLAGLPATTHWAAAAELARLYPEIDVRPDVLYVDNGQILTSAGAAASLDMCLHLVRRDHGSAVAADSARRAVVPLEREGGQAQFIVHDRPPVPRGSALEPVLEWIGDHLADEITLGALAARAGMSERTFSRRFREQTGTTPLRWLLAARVRRAQYLLESGDQPVERVARQAGFGSPTAFRERFRQVVGTSPRAYRAAFRGRSGEGAAGAPQTASGSPSSSPLGAVAASSSASAAATASSTVVAPVSAHSA
- a CDS encoding ABC transporter ATP-binding protein gives rise to the protein MASSTERPLDHRYRDEHPVRTLTYLFRADRRRLAAAAAVFTVKHSPVWLLPLITASIIDTVVQHRDIGRLWLSTGVIMFILVVNFPLHLLYVRLLYGSIRRMGTSLRSALCTRMQQLSIGYHSRVSAGVLQAKVVRDVETVEQMVQQTAETGLGAITVLIGGLVIIAVRTPEFVPVFLVVVPAAALVVARLRARLRTHNEHFRHEVETLSSRVTEMTRLIPVTRAHGLEGKALHRMDGTLSRLLTSGNRLDLVNGRFGSLSWVVLNVVGVLVLAGAALVSYYGVWGVTPGDVVMLSAFLTTLTGSVTTLAGLAPVITKGLESVRSVGEVLQAPELEDNEGKKELTALRGAVAFENVGLAYEDAERPAVRDFTLSVAPGETIALVGASGAGKSTVLNLVIGFIRPTSGRLLLDGTDMNTLDLRTYRRFLSVVPQESILFDGTVRENVVYGMDDADEETVRAALRDANALEFVDRLPQGLDTLVGERGARLSGGQRQRLAIARALIRDPKVLVLDEATSALDTRSEALVQEALARLLRGRTTFVVAHRLSTVRGADRIVVMGEGGILEVGRHEELLGAGGAYSALHSGQAVAS